A genomic segment from Streptomyces sp. NBC_00459 encodes:
- a CDS encoding bifunctional albaflavenone monooxygenase/terpene synthase yields the protein MTVESVRPVSLHTRELPDPPFAGGGVPLLGHGWQLVRDPLGWFARLRDHGDVVRLKLGPKTVYAATAPELVGELALNPDYIIGGPLWESLEGLLGKEGVATANGPTHRRQRRTIQPAFRLDVLPEYGPIMAEEAQAFARRWQPGEIIDCTAESFRIAVRIAARCLLRGDYMDERAERLCAALATVFLGMYRRMVIPAGPLYRLPLPANLKFNRALADMHLVVDEIVAERRASGQNPDDLLTALLTAKDGNGDPIGEQEIHDQVIAIVTPGAETVASTIMSLLQVLAEQPEHADKVAEEAESVGGNRPVAFADVRKLAHTNNVIVETMRLQPPVWILTRRAVAETELGGYRIPAGADLVYSPYAIQRDPRSYERNTEFDPDRWLPERVKDLPKYAMTPFGVGNRKCPSDHFSMAMLTILTAEVARKWRFERVPGSRDAVRVGITLHPDRMLLRAVPR from the coding sequence ATGACCGTCGAATCAGTACGTCCCGTGTCCCTCCACACCAGGGAGCTGCCCGATCCGCCCTTCGCGGGCGGCGGTGTCCCGCTCCTCGGCCACGGCTGGCAGCTGGTCCGCGACCCGCTGGGCTGGTTCGCCCGGCTCCGCGACCACGGCGACGTCGTACGGCTGAAACTCGGCCCCAAGACGGTGTACGCCGCCACCGCGCCGGAACTGGTCGGGGAACTCGCGCTGAACCCCGACTACATCATCGGCGGTCCGCTGTGGGAGTCCCTCGAAGGGCTGCTCGGGAAGGAGGGCGTGGCCACCGCCAACGGTCCCACCCACCGGCGTCAACGGCGCACCATCCAGCCCGCGTTCAGGCTGGACGTCCTCCCCGAGTACGGGCCGATCATGGCGGAGGAGGCGCAGGCGTTCGCCCGGCGCTGGCAGCCGGGTGAGATCATCGACTGCACCGCCGAGTCCTTCCGGATCGCCGTGCGCATCGCGGCCCGGTGTCTGCTGCGCGGCGACTACATGGACGAACGGGCCGAACGCCTGTGCGCCGCGCTCGCCACGGTGTTCCTGGGGATGTACCGGCGCATGGTGATCCCGGCGGGACCGCTCTACCGGCTTCCGCTGCCGGCCAACCTCAAATTCAACCGGGCCCTGGCCGATATGCATCTTGTCGTCGACGAGATCGTGGCCGAGCGCCGGGCATCCGGTCAAAATCCGGACGATTTGCTGACGGCGCTGCTGACGGCGAAGGACGGGAATGGCGACCCCATAGGCGAACAGGAGATCCACGACCAGGTCATCGCCATAGTCACCCCGGGCGCCGAAACCGTCGCCTCCACGATCATGTCCCTGCTCCAGGTCCTCGCCGAACAGCCGGAACACGCCGACAAGGTCGCAGAGGAGGCCGAATCGGTCGGGGGCAACCGGCCGGTAGCATTCGCGGACGTCCGCAAGCTGGCGCACACGAACAATGTCATCGTCGAGACGATGCGTTTGCAGCCGCCCGTCTGGATATTGACGCGGCGGGCGGTGGCCGAGACCGAGCTGGGCGGCTATCGGATTCCGGCCGGTGCCGATCTCGTGTACAGCCCGTACGCGATACAGCGTGATCCGCGTTCGTACGAGCGGAACACCGAGTTCGACCCCGACCGCTGGCTTCCGGAACGTGTCAAGGACCTGCCCAAGTACGCGATGACCCCGTTCGGCGTGGGCAACCGCAAGTGTCCGAGTGACCATTTCTCGATGGCCATGCTGACCATTCTCACGGCCGAGGTGGCGCGGAAGTGGCGCTTCGAACGGGTGCCCGGATCGCGCGACGCGGTCCGCGTGGGCATCACCCTGCATCCGGACCGGATGCTGCTCCGGGCGGTACCCCGCTGA
- a CDS encoding ribonucleoside-diphosphate reductase subunit alpha, which translates to MTIAPAEPASATPVAPVETDGPGTALLRILTELTADLPDADPGRVAAAALRGRSARADVSELRELATEAAAGLISEDPAYSRLAARLLTVTIAAEAASQGVTSFSESVAVGHREGLIADRTAEFVRLHTDRLNALIDVEGDDRFGYFGLRTLHSRYLLRHPITRRVIETPQHFMLRVASGLAEDDTVRGLDEVASLYRLMSRLDYLPSSPTLFNSGTRHPQMSSCYLLDSPLDELDSIYDRYHQVARLSKHAGGIGLSYSRIRSRGSLIRGTNGHSNGIVPFLKTLDASVAAVNQGGRRKGAAAVYLETWHSDIEEFLELRDNTGEDARRTHNLNLAHWIPDEFMRRVNADALWSLFSPSDVPELVDLWGDEFDAAYRKAEEAGLARRTIPARDLYGRMMRTLAQTGQGWMTFKDAANRTANQTAEPGSVVHSSNLCTEILEVTDDGETAVCNLGSVNLGAFVVDGDIDWERLDETVRTAVTFLDRVVDINFYPTEQAGRSNSRWRPVGLGAMGLQDVFFKLRVPFDSPEAKALSTRIAERIMLAAYEASADLAERNGPLPAWEKTRTARGVLHPDHYDVELTWPERWSALRERIAATGMRNSLLLAIAPTATIASIAGVYECIEPQVSNLFKRETLSGEFLQVNSYLVRELKDLGVWDARTREALRESNGSVQDFAWIPADVRALYRTAWEIPQRGLIDMAAARTPFLDQAQSLNLFLETPTIGKLSSMYAYAWKSGLKTTYYLRSRPATRIARAAQAQAQPEKTIPVQQAADPDAVACSLENPESCEACQ; encoded by the coding sequence GTGACCATCGCGCCAGCCGAACCGGCTTCAGCGACCCCAGTGGCCCCAGTGGAGACTGACGGTCCCGGTACCGCGCTCCTGCGGATCCTGACCGAGCTGACCGCCGACCTTCCCGACGCCGACCCCGGCCGGGTCGCCGCCGCCGCGCTGCGCGGCCGGTCCGCGCGGGCCGATGTGTCGGAGCTGCGCGAGCTGGCCACCGAGGCCGCGGCCGGCCTCATCTCCGAGGACCCCGCCTACTCCCGGCTGGCCGCCCGCCTGCTGACCGTCACCATCGCCGCGGAGGCGGCCTCGCAGGGCGTCACGTCCTTCTCCGAGTCGGTCGCGGTCGGCCACCGGGAGGGCCTGATCGCCGACCGCACCGCCGAGTTCGTACGGCTGCACACGGACCGGCTGAACGCCCTGATCGACGTCGAGGGCGACGACCGCTTCGGGTACTTCGGGCTGCGCACCCTGCACAGCCGGTACCTCCTGCGTCACCCGATCACGCGCCGGGTCATCGAGACGCCCCAGCACTTCATGCTGCGCGTCGCGAGCGGGCTGGCCGAGGACGACACTGTTCGGGGGCTGGACGAAGTCGCCTCGCTCTACCGGCTGATGAGCCGCCTCGACTACCTCCCCTCCTCCCCCACCCTCTTCAACTCCGGTACCCGGCACCCCCAGATGTCGTCCTGCTACCTCCTCGACTCCCCGCTGGACGAGCTGGACTCCATCTACGACCGCTACCACCAGGTCGCCCGCCTCTCCAAGCACGCCGGTGGCATCGGGCTGTCGTACTCCCGGATCCGCAGCCGCGGTTCGCTGATCCGGGGCACCAACGGGCACTCCAACGGCATCGTGCCGTTCCTGAAGACGCTGGACGCCTCCGTGGCCGCCGTGAACCAGGGCGGTCGGCGCAAGGGCGCGGCCGCGGTCTACCTGGAGACCTGGCACTCCGACATCGAGGAGTTCCTGGAGCTGCGCGACAACACGGGTGAGGACGCCCGCCGTACGCACAACCTGAACCTCGCGCACTGGATCCCGGACGAGTTCATGCGCCGGGTGAACGCGGACGCCCTCTGGTCGCTGTTCTCCCCCTCCGACGTGCCCGAGCTGGTCGACCTGTGGGGCGACGAGTTCGACGCTGCCTACCGCAAGGCGGAGGAGGCCGGGCTCGCCCGCAGGACCATCCCGGCCCGTGATCTGTACGGCCGCATGATGCGTACGCTCGCGCAGACCGGCCAGGGCTGGATGACCTTCAAGGACGCGGCCAACCGCACCGCCAACCAGACGGCCGAGCCCGGCAGTGTCGTCCACTCCTCGAACCTGTGCACCGAGATCCTGGAGGTCACGGACGACGGGGAGACCGCGGTCTGCAACCTGGGCTCCGTGAACCTCGGCGCGTTCGTGGTCGACGGGGACATCGACTGGGAGCGGCTGGACGAGACGGTCCGTACCGCCGTCACCTTCCTCGACCGGGTCGTCGACATCAACTTCTACCCGACCGAGCAGGCGGGCCGCTCCAACTCGCGGTGGCGTCCGGTCGGTCTGGGCGCGATGGGCCTCCAGGACGTCTTCTTCAAGCTGCGCGTCCCCTTCGACTCGCCCGAGGCCAAGGCCCTCTCCACGCGCATCGCCGAGCGGATCATGCTCGCCGCGTACGAGGCCTCCGCCGACCTCGCCGAGCGCAACGGCCCGCTGCCTGCCTGGGAGAAGACCCGTACGGCCCGCGGTGTGCTGCACCCCGACCACTACGACGTGGAGCTGACCTGGCCCGAGCGCTGGTCGGCGCTGCGGGAACGTATCGCCGCGACCGGGATGCGCAACTCCCTGCTCCTGGCGATCGCGCCCACCGCCACCATCGCCTCGATCGCCGGGGTGTACGAGTGCATCGAGCCGCAGGTCTCCAACCTGTTCAAGCGCGAGACGCTGTCCGGCGAGTTCCTCCAGGTCAACTCGTACCTGGTACGGGAGTTGAAGGACCTCGGCGTGTGGGACGCCCGCACCCGTGAGGCGCTGCGCGAGTCGAACGGCTCGGTGCAGGACTTCGCGTGGATCCCGGCCGACGTACGGGCCCTGTACCGCACGGCGTGGGAGATCCCGCAGCGCGGGCTGATCGACATGGCCGCCGCCCGGACGCCGTTCCTCGACCAGGCGCAGTCCCTGAACCTGTTCCTGGAGACGCCGACCATCGGCAAGCTCTCCTCGATGTACGCGTACGCCTGGAAGTCGGGCCTGAAGACGACGTACTACCTGCGCTCGCGCCCGGCGACCCGCATCGCCCGTGCCGCGCAGGCCCAGGCGCAGCCCGAGAAGACCATCCCCGTCCAGCAGGCCGCCGACCCCGACGCCGTCGCCTGCTCCCTGGAAAACCCCGAGTCCTGCGAGGCCTGCCAGTAA
- a CDS encoding ribonucleotide-diphosphate reductase subunit beta, whose product MSSTHAEKNLLDPGFELTLRPMRYPDFYERYRDAIKNTWTVEEVDLHSDVSDLAKLSEGEQHMIGRLVAFFATGDSIVANNLVLTLYKHINSPEARLYLSRQLFEEAVHVQFYLTLLDTYLPDPEDRAAAFDAVENIPSIREKAEFCFKWINEVEKLESLQTQADRRRFLLNLICFAACIEGLFFYGAFAYVYWFRSRGLLHGLATGTNWVFRDETMHMSFAFEVVDTVRKEEPELFDEQLQQQVTDMMREAVEAELQFGRDLCGEGLPGMNTESMRQYLECVADQRLARLGFAPVYGSENPFSFMELQGVQELTNFFERRPSAYQVAVEGTVDLDEDF is encoded by the coding sequence ATGAGCTCCACCCACGCCGAAAAGAACCTTCTCGACCCGGGCTTCGAACTGACCCTCCGCCCCATGCGCTACCCGGACTTCTACGAGCGCTACCGGGACGCCATCAAGAACACCTGGACCGTCGAGGAGGTCGACCTCCACTCGGACGTCTCCGACCTGGCGAAGCTGTCCGAGGGCGAGCAGCACATGATCGGCCGGCTGGTCGCGTTCTTCGCGACGGGCGACTCGATCGTGGCCAACAACCTGGTGCTGACGCTGTACAAGCACATCAACTCCCCCGAGGCGCGGCTCTACCTGAGCCGGCAGCTGTTCGAGGAAGCCGTGCACGTCCAGTTCTATCTGACGCTGCTGGACACGTATCTCCCCGACCCGGAGGACAGGGCCGCTGCGTTCGACGCGGTGGAGAACATCCCGTCCATCCGCGAGAAGGCGGAGTTCTGCTTCAAGTGGATCAACGAGGTCGAGAAGCTGGAAAGCCTGCAGACACAGGCCGACCGCCGCCGGTTCCTGCTCAACCTGATCTGCTTCGCCGCGTGCATCGAGGGCCTGTTCTTCTACGGGGCCTTCGCGTACGTCTACTGGTTCCGCAGCCGGGGTCTGCTGCACGGCCTGGCCACCGGCACGAACTGGGTCTTCCGGGACGAGACCATGCACATGAGCTTCGCGTTCGAGGTGGTCGACACCGTCCGCAAGGAGGAGCCGGAGCTGTTCGACGAGCAGCTTCAGCAGCAGGTGACCGACATGATGCGGGAGGCGGTCGAGGCGGAGCTCCAGTTCGGCCGCGACCTGTGCGGTGAGGGCCTGCCGGGGATGAACACCGAGTCGATGCGCCAGTACCTGGAGTGCGTCGCCGACCAGCGGCTGGCCCGCCTCGGCTTCGCCCCGGTGTACGGCTCCGAGAACCCCTTCTCCTTCATGGAGCTGCAAGGGGTCCAGGAGCTGACCAACTTCTTCGAGCGACGCCCGTCGGCGTACCAGGTGGCCGTGGAGGGCACGGTCGACCTCGACGAGGACTTCTGA
- a CDS encoding GlxA family transcriptional regulator, whose amino-acid sequence MLENVAVVLLDGVHPFELGVVCEVFGLDRSDEGLPVYDFAVASAEGPTLSTHAGFSVATEHGLERLETADLIAVPAGQTYADREYPPELLDALRRAVERGARVLSVCSGVFVLAAAGLLDGRRCTVHWRHADELARRYPRARVEPDVLYVDAGPVITSAGTAAGIDACLHLVRQEHGPEVANAIARRMVVPPHRDGGQAQYIERPLPRSRCDTVGDVLVWMERHLDEEVTVEQLAERAHMSPRTFARRFQQETGTTPYRWILRQRVLLAQQLLEATDETMDAIAWRTGFGNAAALRHQFVRSLGTTPQAYRRTFKGPEAA is encoded by the coding sequence ATGCTCGAAAACGTGGCCGTCGTACTGCTCGACGGAGTGCATCCCTTCGAACTCGGCGTCGTCTGCGAGGTCTTCGGCCTCGACCGCAGCGACGAGGGCCTGCCGGTGTACGACTTCGCCGTCGCCTCGGCCGAGGGCCCGACGCTGAGCACCCACGCGGGCTTCTCCGTGGCTACGGAACACGGGCTTGAGCGTCTTGAGACGGCCGACCTGATCGCCGTACCGGCCGGGCAGACCTATGCGGACCGGGAGTATCCGCCGGAGCTGCTGGACGCGCTGCGGCGGGCCGTGGAGCGCGGGGCGCGGGTGCTCAGCGTCTGTTCCGGGGTCTTCGTGCTCGCCGCCGCGGGACTGCTGGACGGCCGACGCTGCACGGTGCACTGGCGGCACGCCGACGAGCTGGCCCGGCGCTATCCGAGGGCCCGGGTCGAGCCGGACGTGCTGTACGTCGACGCGGGACCGGTGATCACCTCCGCCGGTACGGCCGCCGGGATCGACGCCTGTCTGCACCTCGTACGGCAGGAGCACGGGCCCGAGGTCGCCAACGCCATCGCCCGCCGGATGGTCGTACCGCCGCACCGGGACGGCGGGCAGGCCCAGTACATCGAGCGGCCCCTGCCCAGGTCGCGGTGCGACACCGTCGGGGACGTGCTGGTGTGGATGGAGCGCCATCTCGACGAGGAGGTGACCGTCGAGCAACTCGCCGAGCGCGCCCACATGTCGCCCCGCACCTTCGCCCGCCGCTTCCAGCAGGAGACCGGTACCACGCCCTACCGCTGGATCCTGCGGCAACGCGTGCTGCTGGCACAGCAGTTGCTGGAGGCCACGGACGAGACGATGGACGCGATCGCCTGGCGCACCGGGTTCGGCAACGCGGCGGCGCTGCGCCACCAGTTCGTACGGTCGCTGGGGACCACCCCGCAGGCGTACCGGCGTACGTTCAAGGGCCCGGAGGCCGCCTGA
- a CDS encoding putative Ig domain-containing protein yields the protein MRETPTGKPGRSLRRLLVAAVPAALGLAGLVAVPAHAAPAAHTTAPTSHVTQNSKALTSPDRQTFHSTGKAGQKVPTTHLCATAKPGQVSCFAQRRTDIKQRLAAAVAAAPSGLSPANLHSAYNLPSTGGSGLTVAVVDAYNDPNAESDLATYRSTYGLSACTKANGCFKQVSQTGSTTSLPTNDTGWAGEEALDIDMVSAVCPNCSIILVEANSATDSDLGTAENEAVALGAKFVSNSWGGDEASSQTTEDTSYFKHPGVAITVSAGDSAYGAEYPATSQYVTAVGGTALSTSSNSRGWTESVWKTSSTEGTGSGCSAYDAKPSWQTDTGCAKRMESDVSAVADPATGVAVYDTYGGSGWAVYGGTSASAPIIAGVYALAGTPGSSDYPAKYPYSHTSNLYDVTSGNNGSCTTSYFCTAATGYDGPTGWGTPNGTTAFTSGSTSTGNTVTVTNPGTRTTTTGSAVSLQISATDSASATLTYSASGLPTGLSINGSTGLISGTASTAGTYQVTVTASDSTGASGSASFSWTVGSSSSTCTSSQLLGNPGFESGNTTWTASTSVIGNSTSEAAHAGSYYAWLDGYGSAHTDTLSQSVTVPSGCKATFTFYLHVDTKETSTSTAYDKLTVTAGSTTLATYSNLNAASGYAQKSFDLSSYAGSTVTLKFSGVEDSSLQTSFVLDDTAVTTS from the coding sequence ATGCGTGAGACACCCACCGGTAAGCCCGGCCGGAGCCTGCGAAGACTCCTGGTCGCCGCCGTACCCGCCGCCCTCGGCCTCGCCGGACTCGTCGCGGTGCCGGCACACGCGGCGCCCGCGGCGCACACGACCGCGCCCACCTCGCACGTCACCCAGAACTCCAAGGCCCTCACCTCCCCGGACCGGCAGACGTTCCACTCGACCGGCAAGGCCGGCCAGAAGGTGCCGACCACGCATCTCTGCGCCACCGCCAAGCCCGGCCAGGTGTCCTGTTTCGCCCAGCGCCGGACCGACATCAAGCAGCGACTGGCCGCCGCGGTCGCCGCCGCGCCCTCCGGGCTCAGCCCGGCCAATCTGCACAGCGCCTACAACCTCCCCTCAACGGGCGGCTCCGGCCTGACAGTTGCCGTGGTCGACGCGTACAACGACCCCAACGCCGAGTCGGACCTGGCCACTTACCGTTCGACGTACGGTCTGTCCGCCTGCACCAAGGCCAACGGCTGCTTCAAGCAGGTGAGTCAGACGGGTTCGACGACCTCGCTGCCGACCAACGACACCGGTTGGGCCGGCGAAGAGGCGCTCGACATCGACATGGTCAGCGCCGTCTGCCCCAACTGCAGCATCATCCTCGTCGAGGCCAACTCCGCCACCGACTCCGACCTCGGCACCGCCGAGAACGAGGCCGTGGCGCTCGGCGCGAAGTTCGTGTCCAACAGCTGGGGCGGCGACGAGGCGTCCTCCCAGACGACCGAGGACACCTCGTACTTCAAGCACCCCGGTGTCGCGATCACGGTCAGCGCGGGTGACAGCGCGTACGGCGCCGAGTACCCGGCAACCTCCCAGTACGTGACCGCCGTCGGCGGCACCGCCCTCTCCACGTCCTCCAACTCCCGCGGCTGGACCGAGTCCGTGTGGAAGACCAGCAGCACCGAGGGGACCGGATCCGGCTGCTCGGCGTACGACGCCAAGCCGAGCTGGCAGACCGACACCGGGTGCGCCAAGCGCATGGAGTCGGACGTCTCCGCCGTCGCCGACCCCGCCACCGGTGTGGCCGTCTACGACACCTACGGCGGCTCCGGCTGGGCCGTCTACGGTGGCACGAGCGCCTCGGCGCCGATCATCGCGGGCGTGTACGCACTGGCCGGCACCCCGGGTTCCAGTGACTACCCGGCGAAGTACCCCTACAGCCACACGAGCAACCTGTACGACGTCACCAGCGGCAACAACGGCTCCTGCACCACCTCGTACTTCTGCACCGCGGCCACCGGCTACGACGGTCCGACCGGCTGGGGCACCCCCAACGGCACCACCGCCTTCACCTCGGGCTCCACCAGCACGGGCAACACGGTGACCGTCACGAACCCGGGCACCCGGACAACCACCACCGGCAGTGCGGTCAGCCTGCAGATCAGCGCGACCGACAGTGCGTCGGCGACCCTCACCTACAGCGCGAGCGGTCTGCCGACCGGGCTGTCGATCAACGGCTCGACCGGCCTGATCTCCGGTACGGCGTCCACCGCGGGCACCTACCAGGTCACCGTGACCGCGAGCGACAGCACCGGCGCCTCCGGTTCCGCCTCGTTCAGCTGGACCGTCGGGTCGAGCAGCAGCACCTGCACCTCGTCCCAGCTGCTCGGCAACCCCGGCTTCGAGTCGGGCAACACCACCTGGACCGCCTCCACCAGCGTCATCGGCAACTCCACCAGCGAGGCGGCGCACGCCGGCTCGTACTACGCCTGGCTGGACGGCTACGGCTCCGCGCACACCGACACGCTGTCCCAGTCGGTGACCGTGCCCAGCGGCTGCAAGGCCACCTTCACCTTCTACCTGCACGTCGACACCAAGGAGACCTCCACCAGCACCGCCTACGACAAGCTGACGGTCACCGCCGGCTCGACCACCCTGGCGACGTACTCGAACCTCAACGCCGCCTCGGGCTACGCCCAGAAGTCCTTCGACCTGTCCTCGTACGCCGGCTCCACCGTCACCCTGAAGTTCAGCGGTGTCGAGGACTCCTCGCTCCAGACCAGCTTCGTCCTCGACGACACCGCCGTCACGACCAGCTGA